The following coding sequences lie in one Haematobia irritans isolate KBUSLIRL chromosome 3, ASM5000362v1, whole genome shotgun sequence genomic window:
- the Sumo gene encoding small ubiquitin like modifier, whose translation MADEKKGSETEHINLKVLGQDNAVVQFKIKKHTPLRKLMNAYCDRAGLSMQVVRFRFDGQPINENDTPTSLEMEEGDTIEVYQQQTGGNNY comes from the exons atggCCGATGAAAAGAAG GGATCCGAAACTGAGCACATCAATCTTAAAGTATTGGGACAAGACAATGCTGTTGTGCAGTTTAAAATTAAGAAACATACTCCGCTAAGAAAACTTATGAATGCCTATTGCGACAGAGCG GGCTTATCGATGCAAGTGGTACGGTTTCGCTTCGATGGACAACCTATAAATGAGAACGACACACCAACCTCCTTGGAAATGGAAGAAGGCGATACCATTGAAGTTTACCAACAACAGACGGGTGGAAACAATtactaa